The Shewanella mangrovisoli genome has a window encoding:
- the folX gene encoding dihydroneopterin triphosphate 2'-epimerase has product MKPETAIIRIKNLRLRTFIGIKEDEIQNRQDVIVNVVIHYCADKARNSDNVDDALNYRTITKKIIELIENNRFSLLENLTSQTLAIASEHPWVEFASVEIDKPHALRFADSVSMELCYQKQQ; this is encoded by the coding sequence ATGAAACCAGAAACCGCGATTATACGCATTAAAAACTTAAGACTGCGCACTTTTATCGGTATAAAAGAAGATGAAATCCAAAATCGGCAGGATGTGATCGTCAATGTCGTCATCCACTACTGTGCCGACAAGGCGCGCAACAGTGATAATGTCGACGATGCGCTGAATTATCGTACCATCACAAAAAAAATCATTGAGTTGATTGAAAACAATCGCTTCTCACTGCTCGAAAACCTCACCAGCCAGACATTAGCCATCGCCAGCGAGCATCCTTGGGTCGAATTTGCCAGTGTCGAAATCGATAAACCCCACGCCTTGCGCTTTGCCGATTCGGTGTCGATGGAGTTGTGTTACCAAAAACAGCAATAA
- a CDS encoding TIGR01777 family oxidoreductase, producing the protein MKILITGASGFIGQQLVAHLANQHELVLLTRHPGSSRQLLGPQHQYLSTLDEIDDLNHIDAVINLAGEPIVAKRWSAQQKQRICDSRWNTTARLSQLILHSCTPPKVMISGSAIGFYGRQGAIPIDETAAPHPEFSHDICQEWERLALQAATKTRVCILRTGIVLGHGGALAKMLPPFKLGLGGPIGHGCQGMSWIHIQDMVALIDFLLNHDECEGIFNATAPNPVSNAEFATTLGRVLNRPTFITTPAVMLRLAMGEMAELLIEGQFVLPKHALDAGFSFRFERLEPALRNVLAS; encoded by the coding sequence ATGAAGATATTGATAACGGGTGCAAGTGGGTTTATTGGTCAGCAATTAGTCGCCCATTTAGCCAATCAGCATGAATTGGTCTTGCTCACCCGCCACCCCGGCAGCAGTCGGCAACTATTAGGCCCGCAGCACCAATATCTCAGCACCTTAGACGAAATTGATGATTTAAATCATATTGATGCAGTGATAAATCTCGCCGGCGAGCCCATTGTTGCTAAACGTTGGAGCGCGCAGCAAAAACAGCGCATCTGCGATAGTCGCTGGAATACCACAGCGCGACTGAGCCAACTGATTTTACACAGCTGCACCCCGCCCAAAGTGATGATAAGTGGATCTGCCATCGGTTTTTATGGCCGCCAAGGCGCCATCCCCATCGATGAAACCGCAGCCCCACACCCCGAATTTAGCCATGATATTTGCCAGGAATGGGAGCGACTCGCGCTGCAAGCCGCCACCAAAACCCGCGTCTGCATCCTACGCACGGGTATAGTGCTTGGCCATGGTGGCGCACTTGCGAAGATGTTGCCGCCATTTAAATTAGGACTCGGTGGGCCGATAGGCCACGGCTGCCAGGGCATGAGTTGGATACACATTCAGGATATGGTGGCGCTGATAGACTTCTTGCTCAACCATGACGAATGCGAGGGCATTTTCAATGCCACCGCACCTAATCCTGTCAGTAACGCCGAGTTTGCCACCACCTTAGGTCGAGTGTTAAATCGCCCAACTTTTATCACAACCCCAGCCGTTATGCTGCGACTCGCGATGGGCGAAATGGCGGAGTTACTCATCGAAGGACAATTTGTGCTCCCCAAACATGCGCTCGATGCGGGGTTTAGCTTCCGTTTTGAGCGGCTCGAACCTGCGCTAAGGAACGTACTCGCGAGTTAA
- the ackA gene encoding acetate kinase, with amino-acid sequence MSNKLVLVLNCGSSSLKFAVIDAQTGDDQISGLAECFGLEDSRIKWKINGEKHESSLGAFTAHREAVEFIVNKILAGQPELAAQIQAVGHRIVHGGEKFTRSVIIDEHVIKGIEECSSLAPLHNPAHLIGIRAAIASFPKLPQVAVFDTAFHQSMPERAFIYALPYKLYREHGIRRYGMHGTSHLFVSREAAKVLNKPLEETNVICAHLGNGASVTAVKGGKSVDTSMGLTPLEGLVMGTRCGDLDPSIIYHLVHQLGYTLEEVNNLMNKQSGLLGISELTNDCRGIEEGYADGHKGATLALEIFCYRLAKYIASYTVPLGRLDAVVFTGGIGENSDIIREKVLNMLQIFNFHVDSERNKAARFGKKGIITTDNSTVAMVIPTNEEWVIAEDSIKLITK; translated from the coding sequence ATGTCTAATAAACTGGTTTTAGTACTCAATTGCGGTAGCTCTTCACTCAAATTTGCCGTCATTGACGCGCAAACAGGTGACGATCAGATCTCTGGCCTAGCCGAGTGTTTTGGCTTAGAAGACTCGCGCATTAAATGGAAAATCAACGGTGAAAAGCATGAGTCCTCTTTAGGTGCATTTACCGCTCACCGCGAAGCCGTTGAATTTATCGTCAATAAAATCCTTGCTGGTCAACCTGAATTAGCCGCGCAGATCCAAGCCGTGGGTCACCGTATCGTACACGGCGGTGAGAAGTTCACTCGTTCTGTAATTATTGATGAGCATGTGATCAAAGGTATTGAAGAATGTTCTTCACTGGCGCCACTGCATAACCCAGCACACCTTATCGGTATTCGCGCGGCCATTGCCTCTTTCCCTAAACTGCCACAAGTGGCGGTGTTCGATACAGCATTCCATCAAAGCATGCCTGAGCGCGCTTTTATCTACGCACTGCCATACAAGTTGTACCGTGAGCACGGTATCCGCCGCTATGGTATGCACGGCACTAGCCACCTGTTTGTGAGCCGTGAAGCCGCTAAAGTGTTGAACAAACCTTTAGAAGAAACCAATGTGATCTGCGCGCACTTAGGTAACGGTGCCTCTGTGACTGCGGTTAAAGGCGGTAAGAGTGTTGATACCTCAATGGGACTGACGCCGCTCGAAGGTTTAGTGATGGGCACTCGCTGTGGCGATCTCGACCCCTCTATCATCTACCACTTAGTGCACCAACTGGGTTACACACTGGAAGAAGTCAACAACCTGATGAACAAGCAAAGTGGTCTGCTAGGGATTTCTGAACTGACTAACGATTGCCGTGGCATCGAAGAAGGTTATGCCGATGGTCACAAAGGCGCGACCTTAGCACTGGAAATCTTCTGCTACCGTCTGGCGAAATATATCGCGTCTTACACTGTGCCGCTCGGTCGTTTAGATGCCGTGGTCTTTACCGGTGGTATCGGCGAAAACTCCGACATCATCCGCGAAAAAGTGCTCAACATGCTGCAAATCTTCAATTTCCATGTGGATAGCGAGCGTAACAAAGCCGCCCGCTTCGGCAAGAAAGGCATCATCACCACAGACAACAGTACCGTTGCCATGGTCATCCCCACCAACGAAGAGTGGGTTATCGCCGAAGATTCGATTAAACTCATTACAAAATAA
- the pta gene encoding phosphate acetyltransferase — MSRNIMLIPIGTGVGLTSLSLGMVRALERHGVKVQFFKPISQLRPNDNGPERSTTILSKSPTVNPLEPFDMAHAEALIRADQTDVLMEQIIARAAECASNTETLIVEGLVPTRNHPFADDVNYAIAKAMDADVIFIATPGSDTPTGLMNRLEIAYNSWGGKNNKRLIGAVINKIGAPVDDEGRARPDLSEVFDHQGVQRSDASIMFQMPGKSPLRILGSVPYNLDLVAPRASDLAKHLRARILNAGEMNTRRLRKVTFCARSLPNMVNHIKTDSLLVTSGDRSDVIVSACLAAMNGVKIGALLLTGSYEPEPEILKLCEQAFETGLPVFLIDTNTWQTSLNIQRFDHEVPVDDAVRIDLVQEYVASHIDQSWIESVTKNSPREHRLSPPAFRYKLTELARAAHKTVVLPEGDEPRTIKAAAICAERGIARCVLLGKKDEIQRIAAQQDVVLGEGVVIVDPDEVRDRYVEPMLDLRRSKGLTEVVAKEQLEDNMVLGTMMLAQNEVDGIVSGAVNTTANTIRPPLQLIKTAPGSSLVSSIFFMLMPDQVLVYGDCAINPDPNAEQLADIAIQSAESAKAFGIEPRVAMISYSTGNSGTGSDVDKVREATRIAKEKRPDLVIDGPLQYDAAVMPNVARSKAPNSPVAGQATVFVFPDLNTGNTTYKAVQRSADLISIGPMLQGMRKPVNDLSRGALVDDIVYTIALTAIQASQNDASKA, encoded by the coding sequence ATGTCTCGAAATATCATGTTAATCCCCATAGGCACAGGAGTTGGCCTGACCTCCTTAAGCCTAGGTATGGTGCGCGCATTAGAGCGTCACGGGGTAAAAGTCCAATTCTTTAAACCCATTTCCCAGCTACGTCCGAATGATAATGGCCCAGAGCGCTCGACCACGATTTTAAGCAAATCGCCCACGGTCAATCCGTTAGAGCCCTTCGATATGGCCCATGCCGAAGCACTGATCCGCGCCGATCAAACCGATGTGCTAATGGAGCAAATCATTGCCCGCGCCGCAGAATGCGCCAGCAATACCGAAACCCTGATCGTTGAAGGTCTAGTACCAACCCGTAACCATCCCTTCGCCGATGACGTGAACTACGCTATCGCCAAGGCAATGGACGCGGACGTGATCTTCATTGCCACCCCCGGCAGCGACACGCCAACTGGCCTGATGAACCGCCTCGAAATTGCCTACAACTCCTGGGGCGGCAAAAACAACAAACGTCTCATTGGTGCCGTGATCAACAAGATTGGCGCACCAGTGGACGATGAAGGTCGCGCGCGCCCTGACTTATCGGAAGTGTTCGATCATCAAGGCGTACAACGCTCTGATGCGTCCATCATGTTCCAAATGCCAGGTAAGAGCCCACTGCGCATCTTAGGTAGCGTGCCTTACAACCTCGATTTGGTTGCACCACGCGCATCGGATCTGGCTAAGCATCTACGTGCCCGCATTCTCAATGCCGGCGAGATGAACACCCGCCGCCTGCGCAAAGTCACCTTCTGCGCCCGCAGCTTGCCAAATATGGTCAACCACATTAAGACAGACTCACTGCTGGTGACCTCTGGCGATCGCTCCGATGTGATTGTGTCAGCGTGCCTTGCCGCCATGAACGGCGTAAAGATTGGTGCCCTGCTGCTCACCGGTAGCTACGAGCCAGAGCCTGAAATTCTGAAACTGTGTGAACAGGCCTTCGAGACAGGTTTACCGGTATTCCTCATCGATACCAACACTTGGCAGACTTCATTAAACATCCAACGCTTCGACCACGAAGTGCCAGTGGATGATGCGGTACGTATCGATTTAGTCCAAGAATACGTCGCTAGTCATATCGATCAGAGCTGGATTGAAAGCGTGACCAAAAACTCCCCTAGGGAACATCGCTTATCACCCCCAGCGTTCCGCTATAAGCTCACCGAACTTGCGCGCGCCGCCCACAAAACCGTGGTGCTGCCAGAGGGTGATGAGCCACGTACCATCAAGGCCGCCGCGATTTGTGCCGAACGGGGTATCGCGCGTTGCGTACTGTTAGGTAAAAAAGATGAAATTCAACGTATTGCAGCACAGCAAGACGTTGTTCTGGGCGAAGGCGTTGTGATTGTCGACCCCGATGAAGTACGCGATCGCTATGTTGAGCCGATGCTCGATCTGCGTCGCAGCAAAGGTTTGACTGAAGTCGTTGCCAAAGAGCAGTTAGAAGACAACATGGTGCTCGGCACTATGATGCTGGCACAAAACGAAGTCGATGGTATCGTCTCTGGCGCGGTAAACACCACGGCCAATACGATTCGTCCGCCGCTACAACTGATCAAAACTGCACCGGGTTCTAGCTTGGTTTCTTCCATCTTCTTTATGTTGATGCCAGACCAAGTGCTGGTTTACGGTGACTGCGCGATTAACCCCGATCCAAACGCTGAACAACTGGCCGATATCGCCATTCAATCGGCAGAATCTGCCAAGGCCTTCGGTATCGAACCAAGAGTGGCGATGATCAGCTACTCAACCGGTAACTCAGGTACTGGTTCGGATGTGGATAAAGTGCGTGAAGCGACCCGTATCGCGAAAGAAAAACGTCCTGATCTGGTTATCGACGGTCCACTGCAATACGACGCGGCCGTGATGCCAAACGTGGCTCGCTCTAAGGCGCCCAACAGCCCTGTTGCGGGTCAAGCGACTGTATTTGTGTTCCCAGATCTCAACACAGGTAACACCACTTACAAAGCAGTACAGCGTAGTGCTGACCTCATCAGTATTGGCCCCATGCTGCAAGGCATGCGTAAGCCTGTGAACGACTTATCCCGCGGCGCCTTAGTGGACGATATTGTCTACACTATCGCACTGACGGCTATCCAAGCGTCACAAAACGATGCTAGCAAAGCCTAA
- a CDS encoding AI-2E family transporter, translating into MTRSNTPSAAYKGFAVMAFVVIILAGIKAASPIVVPFVLSSFIAVICNPAIGLMTKYRVPKWLAVILLMGFIVLMGLWLASLVGSSINEFSKQLPQYRDQLVEQFSWVLHKLQALNIQISKEQVLAYFDPGMALSMTTNMLSGVGNVMANLFLIILTIVFMLFEAQSLPKKLHLALDDPDMRLQQIDRFLQSVNQYMVIKTLVSLATGLIVGVGLAFIGVDYALLWAVIAFLFNYIPNIGSIIAAIPAVLLAFIQLGPAAAGGTALLYVGANMVMGNVVEPKFMGRGLGLSTLVVFLSLIFWGWLLGSVGMLLSVPLTMVVKIALESSKSGSWLAILLSDDVDDKLVGQSTSTAPISEPVDTHSTDNK; encoded by the coding sequence ATGACACGTTCCAATACGCCGTCTGCCGCTTACAAAGGTTTTGCCGTAATGGCCTTTGTGGTGATTATTTTGGCAGGGATAAAGGCCGCCAGCCCGATTGTTGTTCCCTTTGTGCTATCCAGCTTTATTGCGGTGATCTGTAATCCGGCGATTGGTTTGATGACCAAATACCGCGTACCTAAATGGCTCGCCGTGATCCTGCTGATGGGTTTTATCGTGTTGATGGGCTTATGGCTCGCCTCACTGGTAGGCAGCTCGATTAATGAGTTTTCTAAGCAGTTGCCGCAGTATCGCGATCAGCTGGTGGAGCAGTTTTCCTGGGTGCTGCATAAGTTGCAGGCGCTGAATATCCAAATCTCCAAGGAGCAAGTGCTGGCCTATTTCGACCCTGGCATGGCGCTGTCTATGACCACCAATATGCTCTCAGGCGTTGGTAATGTGATGGCGAATTTGTTCCTGATCATCCTGACCATCGTCTTTATGTTGTTTGAGGCGCAGTCTCTGCCGAAAAAACTGCACTTGGCACTGGACGATCCCGACATGCGTTTGCAGCAGATTGACCGTTTTCTGCAATCGGTGAATCAATATATGGTGATCAAGACCTTAGTCAGTTTAGCGACGGGCTTGATTGTCGGGGTAGGGCTCGCGTTTATCGGCGTGGATTACGCGCTGCTTTGGGCGGTTATCGCTTTTTTATTCAACTATATCCCTAATATCGGCTCGATTATCGCAGCCATTCCCGCCGTGTTGTTGGCTTTTATCCAATTAGGCCCCGCAGCGGCGGGCGGAACTGCGCTGCTGTACGTTGGTGCGAATATGGTGATGGGCAACGTGGTTGAGCCTAAATTTATGGGCCGCGGTCTTGGGCTCTCGACCTTAGTGGTGTTTTTATCGTTAATTTTTTGGGGGTGGTTGCTGGGCTCGGTCGGCATGTTGCTGTCGGTTCCCTTAACCATGGTGGTGAAAATCGCCCTCGAATCCAGCAAGAGTGGTAGCTGGTTAGCCATTTTATTATCCGACGATGTGGATGATAAACTGGTGGGCCAATCGACAAGCACCGCTCCGATTTCTGAACCAGTCGATACCCATTCAACAGATAATAAGTAG
- the pflA gene encoding pyruvate formate lyase 1-activating protein — MAVTGRIHSVESFGTVDGPGIRFITFMQGCLMRCQYCHNRDTWDLDGGKEVQVDELMSQIISYRPFLDASNGGVTASGGEAILQAEFVAELFKACKKEGIHTCLDTNGFVRKYTPVIDELLDNTDLVLLDIKQMNDDKHIELTKVSNHRTLQFAEYLAKRNQPTWIRYVVVGGFTDDEASALQLAEFIKPMKNIEKVELLPYHELGKHKWEAMGETYQLDGVVPPSRDTMEKIKAVFSSQGINAVY, encoded by the coding sequence ATGGCAGTTACCGGTCGGATCCACTCAGTGGAATCCTTTGGCACAGTGGATGGTCCAGGCATACGGTTTATCACCTTTATGCAGGGCTGTTTAATGCGCTGTCAGTATTGTCATAACCGTGATACTTGGGATCTTGATGGTGGCAAGGAAGTACAGGTCGACGAGTTAATGAGCCAAATCATTAGCTACCGTCCCTTCCTCGATGCCAGCAACGGCGGTGTGACCGCCAGCGGTGGCGAAGCCATATTACAGGCGGAGTTTGTCGCCGAGCTTTTTAAAGCCTGTAAGAAAGAAGGCATTCATACCTGTTTAGATACCAACGGCTTTGTGCGTAAGTACACGCCAGTGATTGATGAGCTACTCGATAATACCGATCTGGTGTTGCTCGATATCAAACAAATGAATGACGATAAACACATTGAACTGACTAAGGTCAGTAACCACAGAACGCTGCAATTTGCCGAGTATCTCGCCAAACGCAATCAGCCTACCTGGATACGTTATGTGGTTGTGGGTGGATTTACCGACGATGAAGCTTCGGCATTACAACTGGCCGAATTTATCAAGCCCATGAAGAATATTGAAAAAGTTGAACTCCTGCCCTACCACGAACTGGGTAAACACAAGTGGGAAGCGATGGGAGAAACCTATCAACTCGATGGCGTCGTCCCACCGAGCCGCGACACCATGGAAAAAATTAAAGCCGTGTTTAGCTCACAGGGGATTAATGCGGTGTATTAA
- the yfbV gene encoding terminus macrodomain insulation protein YfbV, whose product MSINILKTLGDGRRYMKTWPMVRQLGLYFPEYRVVRATQLAILVMPVLAILASVSQIYTYGWAFLPQALTIALFFISLPLQGLLWLGWRARHPLPLSLFDWSNQLSAKLSAMGIHCQSLGAKACYLDMALILKIAFERLDASYWEEL is encoded by the coding sequence TTGAGTATCAATATTCTCAAAACCTTAGGTGACGGTCGTCGTTATATGAAGACGTGGCCTATGGTTAGACAACTGGGTTTGTATTTTCCTGAGTATCGGGTGGTACGCGCCACTCAGCTTGCCATTCTGGTGATGCCAGTGCTGGCGATTTTGGCGAGTGTGAGTCAGATTTATACCTATGGTTGGGCGTTTTTACCCCAAGCCCTCACAATCGCATTGTTCTTTATTAGCCTGCCGTTGCAGGGCTTATTGTGGTTAGGCTGGCGTGCGCGCCATCCATTACCTTTATCGCTGTTCGACTGGAGTAATCAGTTGAGTGCGAAATTGTCTGCCATGGGCATTCATTGCCAATCCTTGGGCGCTAAGGCGTGTTACCTTGATATGGCGCTCATTTTAAAAATAGCCTTTGAGCGCTTAGATGCCAGTTATTGGGAGGAGCTTTAA
- the lepB gene encoding signal peptidase I has protein sequence MFKKLRTLLRDNRSFLLFISLMLVFRSAVADWNTVPTGSMLPTIVEGDRILVNKMAYDIRVPFTHIPLVKLADPTRGDIIVFDSKKADKKLIKRVIAVPGDTVMMRDNRLYLNGKPLAYTQQTLSAYAPANVTEWQEDLLGIAHSIRLNPQPSQLANFGPVTVPDNQYLALGDNRDNSADSRVIGFVPREEIVGRSSSVVFSLDYNDYYLPRPERMMRAF, from the coding sequence ATGTTTAAAAAACTTAGAACATTACTTAGAGATAATCGCTCCTTTTTGTTGTTTATCAGCTTAATGCTGGTGTTTAGGAGTGCGGTGGCCGATTGGAATACAGTGCCGACAGGTTCTATGTTGCCGACGATTGTCGAGGGCGATCGCATTCTGGTTAATAAGATGGCTTACGATATCAGAGTGCCATTTACCCATATCCCACTCGTTAAACTTGCGGACCCAACTCGTGGGGATATTATCGTGTTCGACTCTAAAAAAGCCGATAAAAAGCTGATTAAGCGGGTGATCGCCGTACCCGGTGATACTGTGATGATGCGGGATAATCGCTTGTATTTAAATGGCAAACCACTCGCATATACACAGCAAACATTAAGTGCCTATGCGCCGGCGAATGTCACCGAGTGGCAGGAGGATCTCCTCGGCATAGCCCACAGTATTCGACTTAATCCGCAGCCTTCGCAGCTGGCTAATTTTGGCCCTGTTACTGTGCCTGATAACCAGTATTTGGCGCTAGGGGACAATCGAGATAACAGTGCCGATTCAAGAGTCATAGGTTTTGTGCCCAGAGAGGAGATTGTTGGCCGCTCAAGCTCAGTGGTCTTCTCATTGGATTACAACGATTATTACCTGCCGCGACCAGAACGCATGATGCGCGCGTTCTAA
- a CDS encoding class I SAM-dependent methyltransferase — protein MQRFIEALATIEVGEDASRLFHGRGGYYPGCEHLCLDWFAPVLLLTSFIPLDAAELAECQQAITARWQVIQPNRPLNLVYQYRSGGETFSQVLAGEVPDPHVVTENGTQFQVHLLRGQNHGLFLDMANGREWVRAHARHKKVLNLFAYTCGFSVAALQGGADEVVNMDMSKGALAIGKQNHLLNGFSAGARFLGHDIFKSWGKLRKLGPYDIVVADPPSNQKGSFVATKDYVRLIRHLPELLAENAEVLLCLNAPELDTQFLRQQVEDAAPALEYLERLPNPAAFVDVSEEKSLKVLRYRLKA, from the coding sequence ATGCAACGTTTTATAGAAGCGCTGGCGACGATAGAGGTCGGGGAAGATGCCTCGCGATTATTCCATGGCCGCGGCGGTTATTACCCTGGCTGCGAACATCTTTGTTTAGATTGGTTCGCGCCCGTGTTGTTATTGACCAGTTTTATTCCCCTCGATGCGGCCGAGTTGGCCGAGTGCCAACAGGCGATTACGGCGCGTTGGCAAGTGATACAACCCAATCGGCCGTTAAACTTGGTGTATCAATACCGCAGCGGTGGCGAAACCTTTAGCCAAGTACTGGCGGGTGAGGTGCCCGATCCCCATGTGGTCACCGAAAACGGCACTCAGTTTCAGGTGCATTTATTGCGGGGACAAAACCACGGTTTGTTCCTCGATATGGCTAATGGCCGTGAATGGGTCAGAGCCCATGCTCGCCATAAGAAAGTGCTGAATTTGTTTGCTTATACCTGTGGTTTCTCGGTGGCAGCGCTACAGGGCGGCGCCGACGAAGTAGTGAATATGGACATGAGTAAAGGGGCGTTAGCCATAGGCAAGCAGAACCATCTGCTGAATGGCTTTAGCGCGGGTGCACGCTTCTTAGGGCACGATATTTTTAAGTCTTGGGGTAAGTTACGTAAGTTAGGACCCTATGACATAGTGGTTGCCGATCCGCCGAGTAATCAAAAGGGCAGTTTCGTGGCGACTAAGGATTATGTGCGTTTGATCAGACATTTACCCGAGTTGTTAGCCGAGAATGCCGAAGTGCTACTCTGTTTAAATGCGCCGGAACTCGATACCCAGTTTTTACGTCAGCAGGTTGAAGACGCTGCGCCTGCGCTCGAATACCTAGAGCGCTTACCCAATCCCGCCGCCTTTGTTGATGTCTCTGAGGAGAAATCATTAAAGGTGCTGCGTTACCGCTTAAAGGCGTAA
- the gltS gene encoding sodium/glutamate symporter, with protein sequence MHTTYTIGELESFLIAIFVLFIGHSINRHVRVFRQYNIPEPIVGGLVVAAVVAFLHFQDITLAFSLPMQNTLMLMFFSTIGLSANYKLLLSGGKKVFIFLGVASVYIVIQNAVGVSLASLLGLDPILGLIAGSITLSGGHGTGVAWSQTFAENYGINTLELAMAAATFGLVMGGIIGGPVAQRLIGKHNLVSSYGMGRKHHATHPQLVTYDQLEEDQVTAKTIIETLFVLLICVAGAKWFTVFVSEYQLNWLKMPDFVYALFLGVIIANITEVTRGYKPHTESIDVIGTVALSLFLSMALMNLKLWEILDLAIPLLIILLVQTAVLAVFAYFVTFKIMGSNYDAAVITGGHCGFGMGATPTAVMNMGALVSRTGPSPQAFMVVPIVGAFFIDIVNLIVLQGYLSFLM encoded by the coding sequence ATGCACACCACTTATACAATTGGCGAACTCGAGTCGTTCTTAATTGCTATCTTCGTGCTGTTTATTGGCCATTCCATCAATCGCCATGTGCGTGTTTTTAGACAATACAATATTCCCGAACCTATCGTAGGCGGGCTGGTCGTCGCCGCTGTCGTGGCCTTTTTACATTTCCAAGACATCACCCTCGCCTTCAGCTTACCCATGCAAAACACCTTAATGCTAATGTTTTTCAGTACCATAGGTTTGTCGGCAAACTATAAGTTACTGCTCAGTGGCGGCAAAAAAGTGTTTATCTTTTTAGGCGTAGCGTCTGTCTATATCGTCATTCAAAATGCGGTGGGTGTAAGTCTTGCCAGCCTCCTCGGCTTAGATCCTATCTTAGGCCTTATCGCAGGCTCAATTACGCTGTCAGGCGGCCATGGGACAGGTGTTGCCTGGTCACAAACCTTTGCCGAAAACTACGGCATCAACACCTTAGAGCTTGCGATGGCGGCGGCCACCTTTGGCTTAGTCATGGGCGGCATTATCGGCGGCCCCGTTGCGCAGCGATTAATTGGCAAACACAATCTGGTCTCAAGCTACGGCATGGGCCGTAAGCACCACGCCACGCATCCACAGCTGGTGACCTATGATCAGCTCGAAGAGGACCAAGTCACCGCCAAGACAATCATCGAAACCCTGTTTGTACTGCTGATCTGCGTCGCAGGCGCCAAATGGTTTACTGTGTTTGTCAGTGAATATCAGCTGAATTGGCTCAAGATGCCGGACTTTGTCTATGCCCTATTCCTTGGGGTTATCATCGCTAACATCACCGAAGTGACCCGAGGTTATAAACCCCATACCGAGAGTATCGATGTGATAGGTACGGTGGCGCTGTCGTTATTCCTGTCTATGGCATTGATGAATCTAAAGTTATGGGAAATTTTGGATCTGGCTATCCCCTTACTGATTATCCTGTTGGTGCAAACCGCAGTGCTGGCGGTATTCGCCTATTTTGTGACCTTTAAAATTATGGGCAGTAACTACGATGCGGCGGTGATCACCGGCGGTCATTGTGGCTTTGGTATGGGTGCCACTCCTACGGCAGTGATGAATATGGGCGCACTGGTGTCACGCACCGGCCCTTCGCCTCAGGCCTTTATGGTGGTACCGATTGTCGGCGCCTTCTTTATCGATATAGTCAATTTAATTGTATTGCAGGGCTACCTCAGCTTTTTGATGTAA